Proteins found in one Sorghum bicolor cultivar BTx623 chromosome 1, Sorghum_bicolor_NCBIv3, whole genome shotgun sequence genomic segment:
- the LOC8077117 gene encoding metacaspase-1: MASARPPQAQAQRTMWCGGCGAYLSVAPGARSVRCGLCHTVTRVERRRPHGLHHATVGFIKGLINAFTSPQPASGSPRAALQEQVPAARSASFPRVRGCKKRALLVGISYAATKYELRGAVNDVNCMSYLLRERFGFPADCILVLTQEDKDAARVPTRANLMRALRWLVDGTSAGDSLVFHFSGHGVQKLDRDGDEADGYDEALCPVDFEDPRGGGGVILDDEINATIVRPLGKGVKLHAIVDTCHSGTILDLPYLCRLSRTGYWQWENQQTTRLSSSSGGGGETATSKCTSGGLAISISGCGDSQTSQDTTAFSGSASTGAMTYSFIKAVESEPGTTYGRLLTAMRATIRDNGGEFGIPGPIGTFFRRVITFSCAQEPQLCASETFDIYRKPFLL, translated from the exons ATGGCGAGCGCGCGGCCGCCGCAGGCGCAGGCGCAGCGCACGATGTGGTGCGGCGGCTGCGGCGCGTACCTGTCCGTGGCGCCCGGGGCGCGCTCCGTGCGGTGCGGGCTCTGCCACACCGTCACGCGCGTCGAGCGCCGCCGCCCGCACGGCCTGCACCACGCCACCGTgggcttcatcaagggcctcatCAACGCCTTCACGTCGCCGCAGCCGGCGTCGGGGTCGCCGCGGGCGGCGCTCCAGGAGCAGGTGCCGGCTGCGAGGAGTGCGAGCTTCCCGCGCGTCCGCGGCTGCAAGAAGCGCGCGCTCCTGGTGGGGATCAGCTACGCCGCCACCAAGTACGAGCTCCGGGGCGCCGTCAACGACGTCAACTGCATGAGCTACCTCCTCCGCGAGCGCTTCGGCTTCCCGGCCGACTGCATCCTCGTGCTCACAC AGGAGGACAAGGACGCTGCACGGGTGCCGACGCGAGCGAACCTGATGCGCGCGCTGCGGTGGCTGGTGGACGGCACCAGCGCCGGGGACTCGCTGGTGTTCCACTTCTCGGGCCACGGCGTGCAGAAGCTGGACAGGGACGGCGACGAGGCGGACGGGTACGACGAGGCGCTGTGCCCGGTGGACTTCGAGGacccgcgcggcggcggcggggtgaTCCTGGACGACGAGATCAACGCCACCATCGTGCGGCCGCTGGGGAAAGGCGTGAAGCTGCACGCCATCGTGGACACCTGCCACAGCGGCACCATCCTCGACCTCCCCTACCTCTGCCGCCTGTCGAGGACCGGGTACTGGCAGTGGGAGAACCAGCAGACGACCcggctctcctcctcctccggcggcggcggcgagaccGCCACCAGCAAGTGCACCAGCGGCGGACTCGCCATCTCCATCAGCGGCTGCGGCGACAGCCAGACGTCGCAGGACACCACGGCCTTCTCCGGGTCCGCTTCCACGGGCGCCATGACGTACAGCTTCATCAAGGCGGTGGAGTCGGAGCCGGGCACCACCTACGGCCGCCTGCTGACGGCGATGAGGGCCACCATCCGCGACAACGGCGGGGAGTTCGGCATACCGGGCCCCATCGGCACCTTCTTCCGCCGGGTCATCACATTCAGCTGCGCGCAG GAGCCCCAGCTGTGCGCTTCAGAAACGTTCGACATCTACAGGAAACCCTTTCTATTGTGA